One window of the Chanodichthys erythropterus isolate Z2021 chromosome 2, ASM2448905v1, whole genome shotgun sequence genome contains the following:
- the LOC137026943 gene encoding gamma-aminobutyric acid type B receptor subunit 2, whose protein sequence is MEYFWNFLNVLIFWELTRVPLCYCLVRHKLPVLWIMPVSGDPARGNITAEVLPAVELALHHLSEQPSPLGNYELQFHLTDSECDNGKALKAFFDTMYNGPKPIMIFGGVCSSVTSILAQSLEGWNLVQLSFAITAPSLANKRRFPNFFRTVPSDSAVNVALVRFLRQYGWSRVGTLTQREQTFIEVQRDLSRHLEQANIHLAEAESFSEVPCECVKKLKDNDVRIVIAHFDASLAAKVFCCVYNLSMFGQKYQWILPDWSQASWWTNTDTTNCTAENILTAIEGSISADIETLSSRHIRGISGRTPQEYEKEYDERRQLKGLGANKFHGFAYDGTWVIAKVLMRVMETVRYREKYSIHRNFTVTDQEVGQMILEAMEKINFFGVTGHVMFQKGERAANVKFAQYQDGKVVNIEKYSAITDELEFISPIRFQRDKPTKDRTHVYPQRKRISILLYGMVAFLSFLGIFTACSLLVFSVKHHNHWAISMSRPFMNSLIILGSVLSYSSIFFMGLDGSYVSDEVFEVSCSVQISCLSIGCTAAFGAMFAKTWKMHSFCKNHSMEKKTTKDYGPVLLVMLLLLIDLSLLICLQILDPLRKTVKEYHIEADPHGQDFFIQPFSERCENTYMGFWMAAFYVYKGILLLSTCFLAWTTRHMNIPAVNDSRGIRFSVFVSVPVILIGTCASMLWQDQPNVHFCIVTLVIITCCCSTLCMVFLPKIIIIRMGPDPAFLSRRFHLTQWNIELEKESGKDNDERNIMEQDDTGASDFVTDMTQNISLSLNNLLSENLHLKQHINELDSELEDLTRQLNELSPSVMENVIIRSFVHKTVKEKCLTLPGSSKCSRNLLEDINSPEHIQRRLSLQLPILHHAYLPTIGGVDSSPLNSPSDSPQHTLMPRTYGVLMTGL, encoded by the exons TGTGATAACGGTAAAGCACTCAAAGCATTTTTTGACACCATGTACAATGGCCCCAAACCCATCATGATCTTTGGAGGGGTGTGTTCGTCTGTGACATCCATTCTTGCCCAATCACTGGAGGGTTGGAACCTTGTGCAG CTGTCATTTGCGATAACGGCACCTTCACTGGCCAACAAAAGAAGATTTCCAAACTTCTTCCGTACTGTGCCATCAGACAGCGCAGTTAATGTGGCGCTGGTGAGGTTTCTCAGGCAGTATGGATGGAGTAGAGTTGGTACCTTGACCCAGCGTGAGCAGACTTTCATAGAG GTACAGAGGGACTTAAGCAGACATTTGGAGCAGGCTAACATCCACTTAGCAGAGGCGGAGAGCTTCTCTGAAGTCCCCTGCGAATGTGTGAAAAAACTAAAG gacaATGATGTGAGAATAGTGATTGCTCATTTTGATGCGAGCTTAGCTGCTAAAGTCTTCTGCTGT GTTTATAATCTCAGCATGTTTGGTCAAAAGTACCAGTGGATTCTGCCGGACTGGAGCCAAGCCAGCTGGTGGACTAACACTGACACTACCAACTGCACAGCTGAAAACATACTGACTGCCATAGAGGGATCCATCAGTGCAGATATCGAGACTCTTAGCTCCAGACACATCAGAGGGATCTCTGGTAGG ACACCTCAGGAGTATGAGAAGGAGTATGATGAAAGACGGCAGCTTAAGGGTCTGGGTGCAAACAAGTTTCATGGCTTTGCTTATGATGGTACATGGGTAATTGCCAAAGTTTTAATGAGAGTCATGGAGACTGTGAGGTACAGAGAGAAATACAGCATCCATCGCAACTTTACTGTCACTGACCAAGAAGTGGGACAAATGATTCTGGAGGCCATGGAGAAGATCAACTTCTTTGGTGTGACA GGTCACGTTATGTTCCAAAAAGGTGAAAGAGCGGCCAATGTGAAGTTTGCACAGTATCAAG ATGGAAAAGTTGtcaatattgaaaaatatagtGCTATTACAGACGAACTAGAGTTCATCAGTCCAATCAGATTTCAAA GGGATAAACCCACAAAGGACCGAACCCATGTTTACCCTCAGAGGAAACGCATCAGTATATTGCTCTACGGTATGGTGGCGTTTCTATCTTTCTTAGGAATTTTTACAGCTTGCAGTCTCCTAGTCTTCAGTGTGAAACACCACAATCATTG GGCCATTAGTATGTCAAGACCTTTTATGAACTCTTTGATTATTCTTGGCTCTGTGTTGTCTTATTCCTCTATCTTCTTCATGGGACTGGATGGGTCTTATGTTTCTGATGAAGTATTTGAAGTTTCTTGCTCC GTACAAATATCGTGTCTATCTATTGGATGTACAGCAGCTTTTGGGGCCATGTTTgcaaaaacatggaaaatgcaTTCATTCTGCAAAAACCACAGCATGGAAAAAAAG ACTACAAAGGACTATGGGCCGGTTCTCCTGGTTATGTTGCTTTTGTTGATTGACCTGAGTTTATTAATTTGTCTACAAATTTTGGATCCTTTGAGGAAAACAGTGAAGGAGTATCATATAGAG gctgaCCCTCACGGCCAAGATTTTTTCATTCAGCCCTTTTCAGAGAGATGCGAAAACACATACATGGGTTTCTGGATGGCTGCATTCTATGTTTACAAGGGGATACTCCTG CTGAGTACCTGTTTCCTGGCCTGGACCACACGACACATGAACATCCCTGCCGTAAATGACAGCAGGGGTATCCGATTCAGTGTCTTTGTGTCAGTCCCAGTGATTCTGATTGGTACATGTGCATCAATGCTGTGGCAGGATCAGCCAAATGTACATTTCTGCATTGTGACCCTTGTGATCATCACATGCTGCTGCAGCACTCTGTGTATGGTGTTTCTTCCAAAG ATTATCATCATAAGGATGGGTCCTGATCCTGCATTCTTGTCAAGGAGGTTCCACCTCACGCAGTGGAATATCGAATTAGAAAAGGAGAGTGGAAAAGACAATGATGAGAGGAACATTATGGAGCAGGATGACACAGGAGCATCTGACTTTGTGACTGACATGACACAGAACATCTCGCTAAGCCTCAACAATCTACTGTCAGAAAACCTACACCTCAAACAGCACATTAATGAA CTGGATTCTGAGCTGGAGGATTTGACCAGGCAACTAAATGAACTGAGTCCTTCCGTTATGGAGAATGTAATCATCAGAAGTTTTGTGCACAAAACAG TCAAGGAGAAATGTCTGACTCTTCCTGGAAGCTCCAAATGCAGCAGGAATCTTCTGGAAGACATCAACTCCCCTGAACA CATTCAGCGCAGGCTCTCTCTGCAGTTACCCATTCTGCACCATGCCTACCTGCCCACAATTGGAGGAGTGGACTCCAGTCCTCTAAATAGCCCTTCTGACAGCCCTCAGCATACACTGATGCCCAGGACATATGGAGTGTTGATGACAGGATTGTGA